The genomic interval AACCAGGTCAATCATGTTAGGGATCAGCAAAGCACCGTTACGAGAGAAGTTGTCGCCGGAAACTAATATTTCCAAAGCTATAGACAGGGGCCTGTCATATTTGGTAAGCCATCAATTTCCAAACGGTGAATTTTGCACATATTATTCGCCTGATGACCCAATGAAGGAATGGTGTGTGCCTGATAGTACGGTTTTCCCCACATCCATCATTGCAAATACACTTCTTATACTTCAGGAACGTCAAGAGGTAAAAACCATCTACAGCAAAACAATTCCTTTTCTGATTTATCAGAGAATGCGATACGGTACCTGGCAGCATTTCACCAAATGGCACAAATTATTCCCGATTTCTCCACCTGATGTCGATAACACCATCTTCGCATATAGCTTTCTGAAGTCACAAAACACGGATAGCCCTGATCCTTCTCAACTCATATTAGCCAATCATAACCGAAACGGGGTCTTATACACTTGGTTTGCGCTTCGAATGAAAAAAAATGGCAATTCTCAGTACTGGAATTTGATCTTACGAGAATTGAAACGCCCAATAAAGACGCTTGCCTTCTGGCAAATTAATGACTGTAGACGAAATGACGTTGATCTGGGAGTAAATCTGAATGTTCTGTCTTTTCTGGGTAAACGCAAAGCGACCGAGCCGATTATCGAATTCATCAGCAAACAAATCGTCCAAAAGGATGTCATCAAAACCGATGGCTGGTACCGTAGCCCTATTATTCTCTACTATTTATTTTCCCGCAATGCGAAACATAAAATCGACGCCTTCATCAATATATACCCGCTTATCATCGAAAATATCCTGGATCATTACAAACCCGATAAAGGCTTTAACGATACGATTCTTGAAACTGCATTAGCTATTAGCTCACTTATAAACCTAGGTTACAGAGGTGTCGAGATAGAAGAAGGAATATCTTTTCTATTACGATCTCAAGCTGAAAATGGAGAATGGGCGCGTTCCATATTTTTTTACAGTGGACCAAAACAAGTTGTTGGTTGGGGGTCAGAAGAGTTAACCACAGGCTTTTGCCTGGAGGCCCTTGCCCTCTACGATAAACTCATGAAATATGACTCTGATTCGTAAAATATACCGCGTATTTCGTCTGTCTGAATGGTGGGAGTATAAGATTGTACCCGTTTTAGCTATTGCGTACGCCACTTGCATTCAGCTTGACATCTCGATTTTTAGTAATATTTCATGGATATTATTCCTCTTGGTATCGATTATTGTAGGTGCCATTTATGTTAGTACAATTAATGATATCACCGACATGGAAGATGATCTAAGGTGTGGAAAGGAGAACCGCATGGCTAAAATACAGCCAAAATACCGCTTCATTGCCCCACTGGTATGTTTGCTAGCCGGTTGCTTTTTTGCTTATCAAATGTCGGTTGATCTGATATCCCTTATACTCTATATTCTACCCTGGATCGTATACAGTCTCTATTCTTTTAAACCTTTTCGTCTTAAAGAACGAGGTTTTTGGGGTGTTTTAGCAGATGCGTTGGGCGCCCATGTGTTTATAAGTCTCCTGATCGTCAGCAGCCTTAGTTTTAAGAACAACGCACTCATCGACTGGACTTGGTTCACCTTAGTTGGCGGCTGGTCATTAACATTCGGCATCCGCGGAATACTTTGGCATCAGTTTCACGATCGGGAAAACGATTTAGAATCAGGAACAAGAACCTTTGCGACAGCACGAAAACCCGATGAAATAAAACGCATTGAATTTGTTCTCCTTTTTTTAGAGCTGCCTTTATTTATAGGTATGTCATTTAAGATACAACCGATGCTGATATTACCTATACTGCTCTTGTATTTTCTATTTGTGTTACTCCGCCATAAATGCTTAGGCTATAAACCGGTAATTATCATCAACCCGAAGAATTCACCCTTACAGATCTTAATGATTGACTTCTATCTTGTATTTTTCCCTCTGGGCTTGCTTGTTTTTTCAGGGTTCAATCACGGCAATTTTTGGATATTATTGGGTCATCTGTTTTTGTTCAATAGTAAACTCCGAAAGGTCATCCTCGATTCGTATCATATTTTAGTATCCAATAAGCGATATTTTATGTCATCTCCTTAAAAACTATAACCTACAGGATTTTCTGAAGTGACATTAAGTCAAAATTTTTCAAGTATTGAGCAGTAATCCACCATGTAAAATAAACCTACTAGAAATGTTATTAACTTGTCCGAGAATAACAGTGGTCAAACAGTGGTTAAACAGTCTTCAAACAGTCCTCAACCTGTGGTAAAAGGACTGTTTAACTACTGTATAATGACTGTTTATTCAGTGTTTAGTTCTAACAAGTTAGCCGGCAATTAACTATAAGTTTAAATCTGGGAAATACCTATTTGTCGGTATTGACCACTTCTGCGATTCCAAATACCTTTATTTTCAGAAAACAATGGAGAGAACTACGATCATATCGGTCAATTACAATCAACCGCAGGTGACTATCGATTTTCTAAAGTCGGTTAAGAAGTATACGGACGTCGGCTCTACAGAACTTATTCTGGTTGACAACGGCAGTCTGATAAATCATGAAGACACCTTCAAGAATATCTACCCCGAGCTTATTTACATTCGTTCAGATAAAAACTTGGGTTTTGCGGGAGGGAATAATTTAGCAGTACCGGCCGCAACCGGAGATTTTCTGCTCTTTCTAAATAATGATACAGAACTAACAGAAGGGCTGATCCCCACCATGATTGAAGAATTTAAAAAGAATCCGCAAATAGGGCTTCTCTCCCCTCTTATTATTTATCACGAAAACAAAACGAAGATACAGTACGCAGGCTTCTCAAATATGAATTACCTGACCTGTAGAAATAGAGGTATTGGCAATCTTGAAACTGATACAAATCAGTACGACCAAATCAGTGAAGAAACGGGCTATGCCCATGGTGCGGCAATGATGTGCCGGCGGAAAGACCTGGATGAGGTGGGCTTGATGGAAGAGAATTATTTTCTGTATTACGAAGAACTGGATTGGTGCGAAAAGTTTCGGAGAACCGGAAAGAAAATTTGGTTTACGGGTAAAGCGAAGATATATCACAAGGAATCAATCTCCGTTGGAAAAGAAAGCAGTTTAAAGACCTACTTTTTATATAGAAACCGGATGCTCTTTATTCGAAAAAACACGAATGCGTTCAACACGTTTTTGTTTAGCATATTTTACTTAACAATTGCCTGTCCGAAAGCAATTGCCAGCTATGCTCTACAAAAACGAAAAGACCTGATTCCTTGGGTAATTAGAGCCATTGCATGGAACTTCAGCAACAAGACAACTAGCACAACTTTAGGGTATAAATTGATTAATTGATGGAATTATTTTTCTGGATAAGTTTTGGTATTATAGTATACACCTTTGTTGGCTATGGTGCTGTGTTATACCTTTTCGTAAGGATAAAAAGAGCTTTAAAAAATAAAAAACCAGCGGTTATCAAGAACCACAATACCTTACCAACGTGTAGTGTGCTAATCGCAGCTTACAACGAGGAAAGCTGTATCCGACAAAAGATTGAAAACACCCTTGCTTTAAATTATCCAGAGCATTTGATAAACTATATTATCGTTACCGACGGTTCGACTGATTCTACGAATCAGATTGTCTCAGAATACCCCGCCGTTAATTTACTATTTGAGCCAAAACGCAGCGGTAAAATAAATGCTATACATAGATCGATGAGTTTAATCAGCTCTGACGTCGTGGTTTTCACAGATGCAAATACCTTTTTAAATGAAGACGCATTGCTCAATATCTGCAGACATTATACCAATCCGCAGGTAGGTGGTGTCGCGGGAGAAAAACGTATATATACAGACGAAAAAGCAGATGCAAGCAGTGCTGGCGAAGGGTTCTACTGGAAATATGAATCCAAATTAAAGGAGTGGGATTCAGAACTGAACACGGCCATCGGTGCAGCGGGTGAGCTGTTCAGCATTCGCCGGGAGCTCTACCAGGCAGTGCCTAGCGATACGATCTTAGATGATTTTATGATCTCCATGCAGATTGCTATGCAAGGCTACAAGATCGTTTATGAGCCTGAAGCTTACGCACTGGAAACATCCTCTTCCAATGTCAGGGAAGAGTTAAAACGAAAAATCCGGATCGCTACGGGCGGAATACAATCGATTATAAACCTAAAATCGTTATTAAACCCTTTGGCTTATGGGTTACTGAGTTTTCAGTACCTAAGCCACAGGGTTTTACGCTGGAGTATCACACCTTTACTATTGATTATAACCTTTATATTGAACGGGCTACTTGTGATTGACGCTGAAGGCTTGATTTATAACCTGATGCTTGGGTCGCAAGTGGCTTTTTATTTACTCGCCTTCCTGGGTTATCGTTTAGAAAAGAAAGAATTGAAATTAAAAATTGCCTTTATCCCCTATTATTTCTGTGTGATGAATTATGCAGTAATTGTCGGAACATTCAAATATTTCACGACGAAAAGAAGTGCGGTATGGGAAAAAGCAGAGAGGAAAGACTTAATACCTATATCATAACTAGTTATAATATATTATTGAAGCGGATAGTTAGTTCACTACTTCAAATGAAAAATTAAGATGAAAATATCGATAAAATCTCTACGACGGATTACTTCAAAAGGAGAATTCATACCTGAAATAGATGGACTTCGGTTCCTAGCAATTACGCCAGTTGTTCTGATGCACGCCGACACCAATTATTTAAGAACTTTTGACTCCTCGTTGCATATACAATCCGACGTCTATAATCAAATCATTAATGATGGATGGAAGGGCGTCTGGTTGTTTTTCGGTATTAGTGGGTTTATTCTATCCTATTTCTTTGCCAAACATTTTTACATAAACAAAAGAAGTATGAACGAGCTCAACCTAAGAACGTATTATGTGAGAAGATTGACTAGATTAGAGCCTCCGTTTTTAATATCAATGACGATATTTTTTATATTTTCCGCGCTTTATCTATATGACTTCAAATCATTATTTTCCAATTTCTTAGGTTCTATAACTTATCTGCACAATATAATATTCGGACGATGGTCGCCAATAAATCCAGTTACTTGGTCGCTAGAAGTTGAAGTACAATTCTACATGCTCGCACCATTTCTAAGCGCATTTTTCTTTCTTCTTAAAGAGAATCTTCGAAATTTTCTTTTGTGCGCTTTCATCATTGCTATACCGCTAGTGGTATTACATGAAAACAGTCTATTTATTACTAATCCCCACCTAAGTATGACTATCCCCGTCTTTATACAACATTTTTTAGTTGGTATTCTTTTTACATCAATTTATACGGGTTCATATTGGGAAAGGATTAGAAAAAACAATTTCATATGGGATATTATTACCGTTATTGCGATAATCTTTATTTTTACTGATAATACGATTAGTCACTTCGCATTCGACTTATGTCTTTTGCTCATTTTGATAGGAGCTTTCAAAGGTACGGTCATTAATAAGATATTTTGCAATTCTATTGTTACAACGATCGGTGGCATGTGTTATAGTATATACTTGATACACTATGGCATTATATACGGCCTATCTAGAATTTTAGGTTTGGTGACTTTTAAATCTGCGCTTATAAACTATTTGTTCCATATGACCATAACAATGATTGTTGTGTTATTTATATCTGTAATTTTTTATAAGTATTTCGAACGTCCATTCATGGATCGACATTGGCCCCATAAACTACGGACACGCATTGAAAAGATTATAAAAAAATCGAAAAGGTTATCACCAATCTTTGGAAAGTCTATCCTAAAGTAACAACGACACCCGTTACAAAAGGGTCTTTAAAGATGTATTTTCCTTTGAAGACTTCCCTATTTTTTCAACCCATGTTTCTGAAAAACCAATTTGTA from Pedobacter indicus carries:
- a CDS encoding prenyltransferase/squalene oxidase repeat-containing protein codes for the protein MLGISKAPLREKLSPETNISKAIDRGLSYLVSHQFPNGEFCTYYSPDDPMKEWCVPDSTVFPTSIIANTLLILQERQEVKTIYSKTIPFLIYQRMRYGTWQHFTKWHKLFPISPPDVDNTIFAYSFLKSQNTDSPDPSQLILANHNRNGVLYTWFALRMKKNGNSQYWNLILRELKRPIKTLAFWQINDCRRNDVDLGVNLNVLSFLGKRKATEPIIEFISKQIVQKDVIKTDGWYRSPIILYYLFSRNAKHKIDAFINIYPLIIENILDHYKPDKGFNDTILETALAISSLINLGYRGVEIEEGISFLLRSQAENGEWARSIFFYSGPKQVVGWGSEELTTGFCLEALALYDKLMKYDSDS
- a CDS encoding UbiA family prenyltransferase codes for the protein MTLIRKIYRVFRLSEWWEYKIVPVLAIAYATCIQLDISIFSNISWILFLLVSIIVGAIYVSTINDITDMEDDLRCGKENRMAKIQPKYRFIAPLVCLLAGCFFAYQMSVDLISLILYILPWIVYSLYSFKPFRLKERGFWGVLADALGAHVFISLLIVSSLSFKNNALIDWTWFTLVGGWSLTFGIRGILWHQFHDRENDLESGTRTFATARKPDEIKRIEFVLLFLELPLFIGMSFKIQPMLILPILLLYFLFVLLRHKCLGYKPVIIINPKNSPLQILMIDFYLVFFPLGLLVFSGFNHGNFWILLGHLFLFNSKLRKVILDSYHILVSNKRYFMSSP
- a CDS encoding glycosyltransferase family 2 protein, which encodes MERTTIISVNYNQPQVTIDFLKSVKKYTDVGSTELILVDNGSLINHEDTFKNIYPELIYIRSDKNLGFAGGNNLAVPAATGDFLLFLNNDTELTEGLIPTMIEEFKKNPQIGLLSPLIIYHENKTKIQYAGFSNMNYLTCRNRGIGNLETDTNQYDQISEETGYAHGAAMMCRRKDLDEVGLMEENYFLYYEELDWCEKFRRTGKKIWFTGKAKIYHKESISVGKESSLKTYFLYRNRMLFIRKNTNAFNTFLFSIFYLTIACPKAIASYALQKRKDLIPWVIRAIAWNFSNKTTSTTLGYKLIN
- a CDS encoding glycosyltransferase family 2 protein, producing MELFFWISFGIIVYTFVGYGAVLYLFVRIKRALKNKKPAVIKNHNTLPTCSVLIAAYNEESCIRQKIENTLALNYPEHLINYIIVTDGSTDSTNQIVSEYPAVNLLFEPKRSGKINAIHRSMSLISSDVVVFTDANTFLNEDALLNICRHYTNPQVGGVAGEKRIYTDEKADASSAGEGFYWKYESKLKEWDSELNTAIGAAGELFSIRRELYQAVPSDTILDDFMISMQIAMQGYKIVYEPEAYALETSSSNVREELKRKIRIATGGIQSIINLKSLLNPLAYGLLSFQYLSHRVLRWSITPLLLIITFILNGLLVIDAEGLIYNLMLGSQVAFYLLAFLGYRLEKKELKLKIAFIPYYFCVMNYAVIVGTFKYFTTKRSAVWEKAERKDLIPIS
- a CDS encoding acyltransferase family protein, encoding MKISIKSLRRITSKGEFIPEIDGLRFLAITPVVLMHADTNYLRTFDSSLHIQSDVYNQIINDGWKGVWLFFGISGFILSYFFAKHFYINKRSMNELNLRTYYVRRLTRLEPPFLISMTIFFIFSALYLYDFKSLFSNFLGSITYLHNIIFGRWSPINPVTWSLEVEVQFYMLAPFLSAFFFLLKENLRNFLLCAFIIAIPLVVLHENSLFITNPHLSMTIPVFIQHFLVGILFTSIYTGSYWERIRKNNFIWDIITVIAIIFIFTDNTISHFAFDLCLLLILIGAFKGTVINKIFCNSIVTTIGGMCYSIYLIHYGIIYGLSRILGLVTFKSALINYLFHMTITMIVVLFISVIFYKYFERPFMDRHWPHKLRTRIEKIIKKSKRLSPIFGKSILK